In Selenomonadales bacterium, a single window of DNA contains:
- a CDS encoding zinc dependent phospholipase C family protein — protein MLSGTHQRVGLAILSALQSRSEVCKISVDDFLFGCIQPDFSLGVFYTPHIKEKSFAFVLRAIAELANNVLPIDNTARETFATRLGVVIHFLTDFFCAVHNQRQDDSLPLHFAYEANLHLVSRTMPLDTLAQESLTELKHGTLATVGDLESHLERLHRRYLATPMSPQADLRFALAAGTAAAYYVCSASIRAAVQPAA, from the coding sequence TTGCTTTCGGGAACGCACCAGCGCGTCGGTCTCGCCATACTTAGCGCCCTGCAATCGCGGTCGGAGGTCTGCAAAATATCGGTGGATGACTTCCTGTTTGGCTGTATCCAACCGGACTTTTCGCTTGGTGTCTTCTATACTCCGCATATAAAGGAGAAATCCTTCGCCTTTGTGCTGCGCGCAATTGCCGAGCTAGCCAACAACGTGCTTCCCATCGACAACACCGCGCGTGAAACCTTCGCTACGCGCCTCGGCGTGGTCATACACTTTTTGACGGACTTCTTCTGCGCCGTGCACAACCAGCGGCAGGACGACTCCCTGCCGCTACACTTTGCCTATGAGGCCAACCTACACCTCGTAAGCCGCACTATGCCTTTAGACACCCTAGCGCAAGAATCGCTAACCGAGCTAAAGCATGGTACCCTGGCGACAGTCGGTGACCTAGAAAGTCACCTCGAGCGGCTACATCGCCGCTACCTAGCTACCCCCATGTCCCCGCAGGCCGACCTGCGCTTTGCCCTAGCCGCAGGCACTGCTGCCGCATATTACGTGTGTAGCGCAAGTATCCGCGCGGCTGTGCAGCCAGCTGCGTAG
- a CDS encoding electron transfer flavoprotein subunit alpha encodes MTIRVISDECISCGICLPACPFGAIVWRDDKAYIDERCTLCGACVPLCPVTAIVREDEAREVLVDKSAYSGVWVYMERVGDKTRSVGHELLGQGRLLADTLGQELAAVLLGENLDTLAREAIASGADKVYLVEGPEYKHYSTDAYTIACVDLINTYKPSVVLLGATTDGRDLAPRVAGRLGTGLTADCTGLSIQAETGLVEWTRPAFGGNIMATILCPDHRPQMGSVRPKVFKRPAENYNRTGELVRVTSKVKWSDIRTKLVDVIQVTTASVNLEEAEVIVSGGRGMGRPENFALIEELAEVLGGAVGASRAAVDAGWKHALHQVGQTGKTVGPKIYIACGISGAIQHLAGMSSSDIVIAINKDADAPIFKAADYGIVGDVLDVLPVLIEELRKLRSA; translated from the coding sequence ATGACGATTAGAGTAATTAGCGACGAATGTATTAGTTGCGGCATTTGCCTCCCAGCCTGTCCGTTTGGGGCGATTGTGTGGCGAGACGACAAAGCTTACATCGACGAAAGGTGTACGCTTTGCGGCGCTTGCGTGCCTCTCTGCCCGGTGACCGCGATTGTGCGTGAGGACGAAGCGCGCGAGGTTCTAGTTGACAAGAGCGCTTACAGCGGCGTGTGGGTATACATGGAGCGCGTCGGCGACAAGACGCGCAGCGTCGGGCACGAGCTGCTCGGTCAGGGCAGGCTGTTGGCTGACACGTTAGGGCAGGAGCTTGCGGCTGTGCTGCTAGGTGAAAACTTAGACACGCTCGCACGCGAAGCTATCGCCAGCGGCGCTGACAAAGTCTATCTAGTAGAAGGTCCTGAATACAAGCATTATAGCACCGATGCCTACACCATCGCCTGCGTCGACTTGATTAACACCTATAAGCCCTCGGTGGTGCTGCTTGGCGCGACGACCGACGGGCGGGACCTTGCACCGCGGGTAGCCGGACGCTTAGGCACCGGGCTTACCGCCGACTGCACCGGGCTTAGCATCCAAGCCGAGACCGGGCTCGTTGAATGGACGCGACCCGCGTTTGGCGGCAACATTATGGCAACCATCCTCTGCCCCGACCACCGCCCGCAAATGGGCTCGGTCAGGCCAAAGGTGTTTAAGCGCCCGGCAGAGAACTACAATCGTACCGGGGAACTTGTGCGCGTCACAAGCAAAGTAAAGTGGAGTGACATTCGCACGAAACTGGTGGACGTAATTCAGGTGACCACGGCGAGTGTCAACCTCGAGGAAGCAGAGGTCATCGTTTCCGGCGGGCGCGGCATGGGCAGGCCAGAAAACTTTGCCTTGATTGAAGAGCTGGCAGAAGTGCTAGGCGGCGCAGTCGGCGCTTCCCGCGCGGCTGTAGATGCTGGCTGGAAACACGCGCTACACCAAGTTGGTCAGACCGGTAAGACCGTCGGCCCCAAAATCTACATTGCCTGCGGCATCTCCGGCGCGATTCAGCACCTTGCGGGGATGTCCTCCTCGGACATCGTTATCGCCATAAACAAAGATGCGGACGCGCCCATCTTTAAGGCTGCCGATTACGGCATCGTCGGCGACGTGCTAGATGTTCTGCCCGTCCTAATCGAGGAGCTACGCAAGCTGCGCTCGGCGTGA
- a CDS encoding ABC transporter permease: MATANPQVTKPFTGMSAKEETFWSLTWYRFRRHKLAMFFTGVLVLLYFIAIIAPYIAPHDPMAIHVGGRFEPMSREFPFGTDRLGRDLYSRTLHGARISLMVGFVAAGIAMSLGTLAGAVAGYFGGVIDDVIMRICEVMMAIPTFFLLLTVVAVFERSLLNIMLVIGFTTWPSAARLVRGQFLSLREMDYVEAARSVGARNSRIVMQHILPNCMAPIIVSTTLRVGGAMLTEAGLAFIGLGVTDPPSWGSLMEAGRHTLRFAPHMTYIPGLLIFLTVLAYNYIGDGLRDALDPKLK; the protein is encoded by the coding sequence ATGGCTACGGCAAACCCACAGGTGACAAAACCTTTTACCGGGATGAGCGCGAAAGAAGAAACCTTCTGGTCACTTACCTGGTACCGCTTCCGTCGACATAAGTTGGCTATGTTCTTCACCGGCGTCTTAGTGTTGCTGTACTTTATCGCCATCATCGCCCCCTATATCGCACCGCACGACCCCATGGCCATCCACGTCGGCGGCCGCTTTGAGCCGATGAGCCGCGAATTCCCTTTCGGAACTGACCGTTTGGGTCGCGACCTCTACAGCCGCACCTTGCATGGCGCTCGCATTAGTCTAATGGTAGGCTTTGTAGCGGCCGGCATTGCCATGTCGCTTGGGACTTTAGCAGGCGCAGTGGCTGGCTACTTTGGCGGCGTAATCGACGATGTGATTATGCGCATCTGCGAAGTTATGATGGCTATTCCCACCTTCTTCTTGCTACTTACCGTAGTAGCTGTGTTTGAGCGCAGCTTGCTCAATATTATGTTGGTTATCGGGTTTACGACGTGGCCTTCTGCGGCGCGTCTGGTGCGCGGACAGTTCCTATCCTTACGCGAGATGGACTACGTTGAAGCGGCACGCTCGGTAGGGGCACGCAACTCGCGCATCGTCATGCAGCACATTCTTCCAAACTGCATGGCCCCCATCATTGTATCGACCACGCTTCGCGTCGGCGGCGCTATGTTGACCGAAGCCGGGTTGGCCTTTATTGGCCTCGGCGTAACAGACCCTCCAAGCTGGGGCTCCTTAATGGAAGCCGGGCGCCATACGCTACGCTTTGCCCCGCATATGACGTATATCCCCGGCCTGCTAATCTTCCTTACCGTCTTGGCGTACAACTATATTGGTGATGGTTTACGCGATGCGCTCGACCCGAAACTTAAATAG
- a CDS encoding ABC transporter permease, whose translation MGRYIAGRLLQSIFLLIGVSILTFTIIQLAPGSFADMVGESIDATAEDNARLIALWGLDQPVHIQYFRWLRNVVSGNFGHSLITARPVFDMIMERMPATIVLNLLIVFFVYLIALPIGIISAVKQYSWFDHIMTFMAFIGSAMPGFFFAMMLIYYVAMNVEFIPISGLATFGVEWGQVPFMEWFSDRLRYLILPLTVGVFGGLAGLVRFMRASMLDEVNQDYVRTARAKGLSERVVIFKHALRNSLLPIVTTLGFTFSGMLGGQIVIESIFAWPGVGLLALSAIFTRDYQVIMAFNLMGATMLVLGMLIADILYVVVDPRIKY comes from the coding sequence TTGGGACGCTATATTGCGGGGAGACTCCTCCAGTCAATCTTTCTCCTTATCGGCGTATCTATCTTGACCTTCACCATTATCCAATTGGCCCCAGGTAGCTTTGCCGATATGGTTGGTGAGTCTATTGACGCTACAGCTGAAGACAATGCACGCCTGATAGCCTTGTGGGGTTTAGACCAACCCGTTCACATCCAATATTTCCGTTGGTTGCGGAATGTTGTGAGCGGCAATTTCGGCCACTCCTTAATCACGGCGCGACCAGTCTTTGATATGATTATGGAGCGCATGCCAGCGACCATTGTTCTGAATCTCTTGATTGTGTTCTTTGTGTACCTAATTGCTCTGCCAATAGGCATCATCTCCGCTGTGAAGCAGTATTCATGGTTTGACCATATCATGACCTTCATGGCTTTTATTGGGAGCGCTATGCCCGGATTCTTTTTTGCGATGATGCTTATCTATTATGTCGCGATGAATGTTGAGTTCATTCCTATTTCTGGTTTGGCTACGTTTGGCGTAGAGTGGGGCCAAGTACCCTTTATGGAGTGGTTTAGCGACCGACTGCGCTATTTGATCCTGCCTCTGACTGTCGGCGTATTTGGAGGTTTGGCAGGGCTTGTCCGCTTTATGCGCGCTAGCATGCTCGACGAAGTTAACCAAGACTATGTGCGCACAGCGCGGGCCAAGGGTTTGTCTGAGCGCGTCGTAATCTTTAAGCATGCTCTCCGTAACAGCTTGCTGCCTATTGTAACTACTCTTGGCTTTACATTTAGCGGCATGTTGGGTGGGCAGATTGTAATCGAGAGTATATTTGCTTGGCCTGGCGTCGGTCTGTTAGCGTTAAGTGCGATATTCACGCGAGACTACCAGGTTATTATGGCCTTTAACCTCATGGGGGCGACCATGCTAGTGCTTGGCATGCTCATTGCGGATATTCTCTACGTTGTGGTTGATCCACGCATTAAGTATTAG
- a CDS encoding MaoC family dehydratase, whose product MIRDVKFADIKVGDTASMSKTISEYDVYAFAGLTGDFNPVHVNAEFAKDTMFKGRIAHGMLSVGMISAVLGTSLPGVNTIYLAQELSFKAPVRIGDTVTATVEVLEKIEGKNRIVLRTTATTQDGTLVIDGKATVMKK is encoded by the coding sequence ATGATTCGAGATGTAAAGTTTGCCGACATCAAGGTAGGCGACACGGCCTCTATGTCTAAGACCATCAGCGAGTACGACGTCTACGCTTTCGCCGGCCTGACGGGAGATTTTAACCCCGTCCATGTTAACGCCGAGTTCGCGAAGGACACTATGTTCAAAGGTCGCATAGCGCACGGCATGCTCTCGGTCGGGATGATTTCTGCCGTCCTCGGCACTTCACTCCCCGGCGTAAACACCATTTACCTCGCGCAAGAGCTCTCGTTTAAGGCCCCGGTAAGGATTGGCGACACTGTCACCGCCACAGTGGAAGTCCTAGAGAAAATCGAGGGAAAGAACCGCATTGTCCTTAGGACCACCGCGACCACGCAAGACGGCACGTTAGTTATTGACGGCAAAGCAACCGTCATGAAGAAGTAG
- a CDS encoding electron transfer flavoprotein subunit beta/FixA family protein, with the protein MEIVVCIKQVPNTTEVKIDPETNTLIRQGVPSIVNPFDKNAVEAALRLREQHGGKVTALSMGPPQAEEALRECIAMGADEAILVSDRAFAGADTLATSYTLAAAIRKMGRFDLIICGKQAIDGDTAQVGPEIAECLDIPQATYVSRIDIGGKTARLEREHEEGIEVIETSLPLLISVVKSINEPRLPTVKGTMKAARKVIPVWTVNDLDVEHKRLGLKGSPTQVVRIFTPKQRTQGEIIYKDTARAAVLELLGKLAEAKLV; encoded by the coding sequence AAAATAGACCCGGAGACAAATACGCTGATTCGCCAAGGCGTGCCGAGCATCGTTAACCCCTTCGACAAAAATGCCGTTGAGGCGGCGCTTCGCCTGCGCGAGCAGCACGGGGGCAAGGTGACCGCACTCTCCATGGGGCCACCGCAGGCCGAGGAGGCGTTACGCGAGTGTATCGCCATGGGTGCGGATGAAGCCATTCTAGTTAGCGACCGCGCCTTTGCCGGGGCCGACACTCTAGCCACAAGCTATACATTAGCCGCCGCCATCAGGAAAATGGGCCGGTTTGACCTAATTATCTGCGGCAAGCAAGCTATAGACGGCGATACGGCGCAAGTCGGGCCGGAAATAGCCGAGTGTCTGGACATTCCGCAAGCCACTTACGTCTCCCGCATTGATATTGGCGGCAAAACCGCGCGCCTTGAGCGCGAGCATGAGGAAGGGATTGAGGTCATTGAGACCTCACTGCCCCTGCTTATCAGCGTGGTTAAGTCTATTAACGAGCCGCGTCTGCCGACTGTAAAAGGCACGATGAAGGCAGCGCGCAAAGTAATTCCTGTCTGGACAGTTAACGACCTCGATGTGGAACACAAGCGGTTGGGACTTAAAGGCTCGCCCACCCAAGTTGTCCGCATCTTTACCCCAAAGCAGCGCACGCAAGGCGAAATAATTTACAAAGACACGGCGCGGGCGGCAGTGCTTGAGCTGCTTGGCAAACTAGCCGAAGCCAAGCTAGTTTAA
- a CDS encoding glycerol-3-phosphate acyltransferase produces the protein MVDALVAVLAAYLCGSLLFGVILSKWLKGVDIRGLDNPGGTGSIRKFGWRFGLMVGVLDALKGVAATYLAHTLTGDPIVVMLSAMAVVAGHNWPIYFSFRGGGGLAPAFGVIIYHYPLEFALGLIPALLMLALYKRTPIRRWLPFIGPVPIISVVGLLTTLAFVWQRYGFFPGSATIIAMGIPIAIGGYVMLLRDRERRRSGVEGRRSATS, from the coding sequence ATGGTTGATGCACTTGTCGCGGTGTTAGCGGCCTATCTTTGTGGCTCCTTGTTGTTTGGCGTGATTTTAAGCAAGTGGCTTAAAGGCGTTGACATCCGCGGCTTAGATAATCCCGGCGGCACAGGCTCCATTCGCAAGTTTGGTTGGCGCTTTGGGCTTATGGTAGGCGTCCTTGATGCGCTAAAGGGGGTAGCGGCAACTTATCTCGCTCACACGCTTACAGGCGACCCAATTGTCGTGATGCTTAGTGCAATGGCGGTAGTGGCAGGGCACAACTGGCCAATCTATTTTTCCTTTCGCGGCGGCGGCGGGTTGGCACCGGCATTTGGCGTGATTATCTACCACTACCCGTTGGAGTTTGCGCTGGGGCTGATTCCGGCGCTACTTATGCTCGCGCTCTATAAGCGCACGCCTATACGCCGCTGGTTGCCGTTCATCGGACCGGTCCCGATTATAAGCGTAGTGGGCTTACTTACTACCTTGGCCTTCGTCTGGCAACGGTACGGTTTTTTCCCCGGCAGCGCAACAATAATAGCTATGGGCATTCCCATAGCTATCGGTGGGTACGTTATGCTGTTGCGGGATAGAGAGAGGCGGAGGAGTGGAGTTGAGGGACGGAGGAGTGCGACATCCTAG